DNA sequence from the Rhizophagus irregularis chromosome 21, complete sequence genome:
gcatgtgattaaataaaataatatttaacgCTAAACATTATCAGATATTTCCAATACGCGCAATAAACATTCCATCTAATTAATTTGCGGAAAAGCTCCCTTTAATTAATTGTGAGATACGGTCGGAGTTCGAATAATTTAATGTGTATATGAGTCGAGCttattacacaaataatacaacataatcctaaattatAGATACATTACCAAATTTCTCACTTGAGTTACTTGAGTTTACATTTAAGAAGATCTCGCGCTGATACgatcatgatttttttcaagtatCACAATCCATATTACACGACGCGTTGTGATTTGCAATAATCTACTTGTTGAAAAGCATCATTgtcaaaaataatgattaattaaaaagatgagacttcagatgatgatgatgttgcGAATCATATGACGGAAGGAATTTCAGAAGGCGAATATAACTATAAAGAAGCCgaagaagaatttgaaaatgaaaaaatactGAGACGTATCAAGAAATTATAGTGGATCTTGTATTCCTGGTttagaaattaagaaaataatttaaattatataaattaggaaGTCTTAATAAAGACGTTCGGCACGTGGTCAATCCCATGATTATAATTTGCCGGCGTTATGCACTGACACGTgatcgaaaaattttttaatgactTTCTAATGTTTTCTGGCAAAGTTAATTTTGTAATCATGAATCATTCAAATTATGATACAGTATCATAATAAAGAAACTTACGAATGATACTCGAATGATCatcattcaaaaaataaaaaattttcaattttcaatttttatgttatataataaCGTCATCAAGCAAGGATCTACAACAAAAGCCCTGGTTTATCAATCCccatatttatcaataaataaatgcaagTTATTGTGAGTTATTGTCATTAAAATTtgtgaataataaatattgatatcCTTTACTACCTTATTGACCTAACTCGTAAACAAAAACGATGCTACGCTTTATTTGGcgtataaaaaatgtattatgcAGATCACAtcattagtataaataaacgACCAAGTCGgagctcttttttttttcaaaaaaaaaaaaaaaaaatacacgtACATACAGTGCATACAGTGTATATACACTAAAAATGCTGATCGTAGAACTTCCACCAGAACTCTTTATtgaattttgcattttattatCACCAACTGATTTATTTACACTTTCTCAAGTATGTCGTAAATTTCGGGAATATTTATGCGCtccaaattctttttctaCTCAACAAATATGGAAAGAATCCCGATTAAATTTTATGCCAAAAGAAATTATGCCTCCACCAGAAGGGAtgaccgaaaaaaaatatgttgaattattaatgACAGAACGAGGTTGTCAAATTTGTAAACGAATTATGGAGTGTAAAATTTATTGGGAATTTGAAGTTAGATGTTGTGAAAAATGTcgtaataaaaaaaccatttaGTAAGTTCTTacatattctttaaaaatatttatatttataatttaatattttttttctaaccaAACATGTTTTATTCTTTGTATAGTCGACATGAATTAACACTTAAAATGAAATATCCGTCGGAATTTACTAACATTATGCCATACACCGATTATGGAATCggtaattattattggatAGAACAAATAGATCTTGCATATtctcaatataataatttatcaaaagaaaatttacaatcttggttaaatgataaaaaacgTACGTTTGATTCTATAATGGAATATGCTGAACTACGAAAATTGAATGAAGAAAAACTTAACCGTTTTCCTTTTTCGTTTGATTCGCTACCAATATTTTCCGAAACTTTGTTTAATAGAGATTTTAGAGATTTTAGCAGTGATTGGATAGGTCGTATAAATCAGATTTATAGGAGTATGTGTTGGGTCTGTGAAAATTGTACGAATAACGATATTGAAAATGTACAACAACTAGTTCAATTTCATATTCAAAGACTTGAAAATCAGCCTACTTGCTGTTGTAGtcaaacaaatataaaagttgggttacaattaaaaaacaattatcataaaaattctaatgaatcaaaaagaaataattatattaaaactaGAAATAACAAATCTAACatgaaaggaaaaaattttagaaaaaaattattttatagatatggttaatttaattaaatataaaatattatatatatgaaagttataaaaaaaaatatgtaaatataatataattttgtacaGTATAtgaatcattaataaatttcttttaataaattttatttttctatttctttcttGGATTAAATCAAATCTAACCAGTTTTAATCTCTAGTAAATGAAAGTTCGCGCAACATACtatctttattatatgattaGATTTAAATAGGCTATACCTGTTCGACTAGTTCTAGTATTCAAACGTACAGTACATTATTTTGTTCCagtttattatatgataaagaattattgttatgataattattttattgtttatatggATGAATCCGGACGACGAATGAATGGATCGTAATCATTTGGtctttcattataaatattgttacttattctattattatttatatagtttttctcATACTTTAAACATATAggaatactttaaaaaattatacgttTTACCAACTGCCTAACCTAAGTCGTATACTCCCCTCGTCACTTTAAGCTACTGCTGTTAACTACCACGAAAGGAAAAAAGCCAAAGAAAACATTGTTTCCATTATTCTGCCATTCGTTGCCGATTTATGGTTGGTTAGAACTCATCCGctctaatatttaataaagatatgaTTACTCTAAGAAGCCTATTAATCGTAAAAATTCTTTCACTGCTCTTACCACATTTGGCAGCTATTAGTCCAATTCTTGAAAGAGAATATCAGATTAGTAATAAGCGAAAtgaaatttctaatatatggAAACAATcatttcaatttataattgttGTAATGACATAAAGAACACGCAGTTTTCTTAagagaacttttttttattcttggcGTTCATTGTATTTAGTCGGATTTTTAgcagaataaaatttagacTTGTTTTTCACAAATCACggtaatttttgatatttcttaATTAGCCAATCAATATCCAAATTTTGGATATCACTAGTTGTCACATTGTTTTTCCATGTGACATTTGGTTTATAAGATCGTTGTTTTAACATCCGGTCGGTGCCTTCGGACGTTACTTTTCGGGTAATGACACGGGGGTATTAACGGCTATTTCTATTagtatgtaataattttaaaataattcgcaAAGATTAATgtctttattgtaaaaaattgatattttttttttattaatacgtcaattgatttttattttttttttaataattatacttaatgaattattaatgttatttgttttattaaataaaaatataatatttttaagagatAATTTATATGTAGCATGTGTGATGCTATCGCACCCATTACTGCGGTTACTGCgcatattttgatattgaatGACGTGCTATTTAATTTGGTGTAACTTTTTTGATAAGCCGCGTCTCCTTTATTTTTTCCCAGTCGTGCAAGTGACTGTCGAGATTTTGATCGGATACCGTTCTATTCTCCAAtgaatacaataaataataacttatttCCAATCGATTAATGGAAAGATTATTTGTTTTCGAAAgtgaataaataaacaattccgaaaaaaaaaattattttattacacataaaaaaatattaatcaggGAACAAATATAttcctaaattaaataacgATGATTGATAACAATAAGATAAAAACATATGATATActaaaaacaacaaaatattaataatctacATTGAGAGAAACATCTTCATGTTTACAGCCTACTCCAGCATTACCGTTGTCATAAATACACTCCCAATATATTGATAGCGCAACGGTAACAGTTGTCCCATGTGGAGGCGTTAATTCTGGTTCAAATTTCCAGATTCTTGTGAATGGATTAACTTCATTAGGGTCAATGTTACCACTACAATCATGGTAATTAACCATCTCGCCCTTCTTTAAAATACGCACACTGACATGTTTGCCATTGGGTTTATCATAATTAATGGTAAAGTGACCGATTCCTTCCGTATATTTATCAGCTCCATTTGTACCCTTTTCAATGATATTAGTCGTAACTGAGATTTCTCCTGATGACAATACCACTTCTTTAATCTCAGAACCTATGTAAAAAAAggagttaattttttttattactagagtattttgaacaaaaattaacatacCACCAATAGTCTGATCATCCATTCCAACAGGATAACATCCGCAGTGAATTTTTTCAACTTGTATAAGGAAAATtgcaagaaataaaataataatgtaattatgaTTCATGATGAAATTATGATTGTTTATGATACAGTATGTGTCATTACCGTGTAAGAAAGTGAGCTTATTTATATCTCTTGTTTAAGAAAATCTTTCTTGCTTTCTTGtgaaataaacttttatcAATGTCAATCCATCGTGATTTCCATATATAACAAGACATAATATCCGACATGAGACTAATGATTTTCATCTGATTACCGTATAACGAGATGCTGTACCCGGGGGTGtacgaaattttttactataaatgaAGGGTTTAAAAACTtgtaatatattcaaaaaaatgtttacatgTGTCGCCTAGGTAAAATTAGATTGTTTAAATAGTGTAATGAGAAGAAAATAGagatttttttcagaaaaaagaGGCATAGGGGGGTTATACGGtaattatctataatatagtgaaaatatggggaatcaaaaattttatattatctgtTATCTGTTATTGTTTATCGCCCTATCATCACCACTATATATATTTGCCTATTCTCCGTCTATAATGGAATATCTTTGCAGAAACCCGTGATTTGCTACCATACAGTTAAGTGATCGCTATCAAATTACAACGATCTAGTATCGGACACGTGATAATTATAGTCTCGTGAAACCGTCGATGACACACTAATACGAAGTCTTTTTGAAGTTGTAACATAGTCTTAAATAGATAGTAATTATCATCGAAAATTAGCTgaaacaattaatataatacattttttcgaTGCATTAGACATTTATTTAACggtttctttacttttttttgttataattatttattaataaagttatgtaataatttcatttaataaaaagccGATTATAAActatcatttataaattctatataattatactattttaatattaataatctaaaaaatataccgtaataatagaataatgcTACAATACAACGATCACTAGCAATTTGACAAACCACTTTAAAATGGGATCCTCCCGAAATCCCGACAACCATAATCCCGATGTGATAAAATCTTGACACTCCTATTCCCGACTAAGACAATATCCCGAATGATTAAAATACTGAAAGAATTATATCCCGAATAGTCCAAAATCTAGAATTCAAAATTCCCAAAAGTTCAAGTTACTGATGAGTCAAAATCCCgacaataaagaaaagaatttttttcatgtgaccatttatgtaataatatcgTAGTGATTGCacaattgttaataatttgcataatttGCCAAGGAGTTATTATGTCAATTACTACTGCGTGatcttactatatattatactgTAACATGTAAGTCATAAAtcaaaattgcaattttttatcatttaaattggAAATAGTGCATATGTATTGTATATATGATTGTATTAATTGTcgcaaattatataatcagtAGGAAATGATCTTCCTAGTAAACAAAAATCAAAGAGAtactcaaaattataatattgtgtCGGGATTTTGACTCATCAGTAACTTGAACTTTCAGGAAATTTAAATTCTGGATTTTAGACCATTCGGGATATGATACTTTCGGGATTTTGATCGTTCAGTATATTGTCTCTGTCAGGAATACGTTCCTCGGGATTTTATCATATCGGGATTGTGCTTGTCGGGATTTCGTGGTAAACCCCCTTTAAAatgtataacaaaaaattttgtaacagatagatatttaacatttatagtaaaatgatTTGTACAATACATgcatttacatttaaatagtaaaataaatggTGTAATTAAACgtaattgatatatatatatactgtagtTGGAGAATCATAAACTTCGTAGCCACGCTCAATTAAGGCAATGTATTACTAGACCTACACTAAAGATGACTTTAGCAAGGCtttctttgtgaattaaaGAAACTTCATACTCTTTGCCAGCTGGTGAGAAAGCTTATGACCCCTTAACCTCAAGTCAGTTTATACTAAAAAACCCAGAATGTTTGCATTGCTAATAAAAACTAAGTATAGTTATCAATATAAGATACTTAGTCATATTAGTAATTCCTTGaataaaacaaacaaaataatacTTCTTTCAATTTACCTTGTtagtattaaaagaaaacaaaaaaactcTCTAAAATCTTGCATAGAGAAACTAGAAGAAACTatctaagaaaaaaagaacgaagttgagtaattgtttattaatataaataaataaaggaaaataataCTTACCAAAATATGAAAACCAATATGCCCAAAGAGATCCAGAGAGACCCAAAGAGTGgctgtcaaaaaaaaattagtaaatgtttCATGAACACCTACTGAATTCCCATACAATCAAATACCTGTAATCCGTGAAAGGAGAGAAACAAGAaacgttttattaaaagaataatttaaaataagacACTAAATATAATGCGAAATTCTACACGTCCTAACCCAAAGACCTAAAAAATaaccgtctaaaaaaaagaaagtaataaATGGTTAGTAAGACTCAAATCTTCgcttattttatcatttctaTATCATCAGCTTCTGTCATTTCTTCATCTTCTTAATAAATATCCATTTTGGTATGACCATTATTGCCATAACGTCCtctagaaataaaatattgctgaaaaaaatatacattcaATATATCTTAAAATAGCAAAGCAATAATATTTACCATCTGTTCGGAAGTTCTTTATTTGTTGCTAAAGTACTTGCGGAatagttaaatgtgatttatcGTGGTCTAATATAGTTACGCTAAACATTATGAGAAGCATATCAACTtcaaagcattttttttaaaaatgacagTGATACTACAATGATGTGTcacgtaaaatttattgaaaggtatacaagaaaaataatttaaaagaattattcaaataaaagttaaaagaaaaaagtttatttcatatggaatatttaatgattacaaatcacttaaaataaattacttaaaaatatcattttaatttattttatatttttatgttcgTACTTCGtttgtagtattttttaaatactaaggaaaaattgaagttaaaatattttataatgtaaaaaataatatacgtATAAAATTTTCGTTCAATATAACAATTGCAAagtcataaatatatatattagactTGTACTCGCATTTCTGTAAAAGTCTAAATTACTACACTTAATTTTACTGTAAAAGTCTAAACttaaatttactattactATATAGTCTAATTTGTACTCACATTTCTATAAAAGTCTAAATTACTACGcttaatgtttataaaagtcTAAATTACTATgccaaataatttttgaacctctttctttttctctctCGTTATTTTTCCTTAACTATTTAGTCTTCTTATATATACCTCCCAGAAAAAGAAACGGGAGTTATTCAAGATGAAAATAACTTTCACTTTATAATCATATTGAACAGTACATTTGATGATTTGAATCTTATTTTCATTCCTAATCATCCTAATAACACATATCTCCTACATATCATCCTAATCATCTTAATAACATGAGATTCTGAAAAGAGTAAAACtctctttaaaaaatacattttttaaaattttttctctttttgtaGAAATTGGCTCCAAAGTAGACATTTCAAGTAAGTTTTgagttttttcaaaactttcttttcgaaacttaaaaaaaaaaagtttaatgttTTCAGTTCAATTTTTTAGGGAAATTGATTCTGATTTGGATACTGAAATCCTGATAGGtaagttttgaattttttgaaacttaagaaaaactttttttaacgtttctttatttttagaaaattggcTCCGAAGTTGGTACTGCAAAACTTCAAAATggaaaaacgttttttttaacgtttttctttacttttttttaggaaaatgACTCCAAAGTTTGGATTCtcaacttttaaattttaaattttcttttttgaaatttcaaaaaaaaagttctctAACTTTTTTTACTCTTTTGTAAGGAAGTTGACTCCAACTCAGATATGACAGAATCGGGTaagtttttgaaaataatttgaagactttgaaaaaatgtttttattactttttttttttatttcttataggtCCCGGTTGGCCAGTCatcgaaattaaaagaaagagTAAGTTTCGTTGTGAATTTgctttttctttcatttctctttttttgtagagACTTTGGCAGgcttgttttttctttttttagacgaTCTTCCTCAGTTGTTGCTAACAAAAAATATCGGATAGCTGAAATTGGGTTCTTCGGatgtgaatattattttttaaaaaaaaatttcaatgaatcgtttattaaatgtttcattttatttcttttttatagttattttatattttttttttaggtgttCTTTGGTTCATTGGACGTGGGATTTTGGTGAGCAGTATACATATTTTCtacaattactaatttttctttttttttttaaacggtTGGTTCCTTGGCGTTTTGAACGTGAAATTTTGGTaagtaattttctttttttctttattattttacgaGCATGTTTACTAATATctcattattctttttttagatggctTAGCATCGGAGGCGATCAGAAATGATTTGCATATGcgaagtttatattttttcaagaccatttaatgtttattatcGATATAACATTTTACATCAATTTACATTTACGATTAGATTTAGAATAGAACACTCTACTATTAGTTTGTAAGATACTTTACAACTTATTTACAgcttcaaaataaatttattatataactttactatcactttaatatttattcaatataaattgaATGTACATTTACTTTAACTTTAATATCTATTcaacataaattatatatatgtttgcGTTAACTTTAATATCACTTTAATATCTATTTATTACAACTTAAATATGCgttaattataactttaatttgtattttgtgaTTTCAATACTCGATCCGATTAGATCAGGTGACGATCtccttattaataatatgatttacCCCAGTAACGCCACAAAAAATTTCCACCCCACGTGATTTTTGGCCGGCATTATATGTCTCGGCCagcattaagaaattaagCATGTGACAAATAAGGCGTGACAAATAGGATTTTACACACTGAAAAAAATCAAGTCCCTGGAATACATGGTAAAAATGGAAAACAGGAAGGGTGTGACGCCGGtgacaaaattttaagatcACGTAGGGGCGGAAATTTTTGTGGCGATACTGGGGAAGATCTTAATATGCATCAACTTTATACATACGATTGACTTAAACTTATTGTAACGATGTGAGACCATATCGTGACCAAGCCTTGGTTATAAGGTCTATGATAAAATTTCGACTTGGTCACGATATGGTttcgattttaaaaatttctgcgATGATGCTGAAATACGCAAATTGAATGAAGAAAAACTTAGCCGTTTTCCTTTTTCGTTTGATTCGCTACCAATATTTTCCGAAACTCTGTTTGATAGagattttagaaattttagcAGTGATTGGATAGGTCGTATAAATCAGATTTATAGGAGTATGTGTTGGGTCTGTGAAAATTGTACGAATAACGATATTGAAATGTACAACAACTAGTTCAATTTCATATTCAAAGACTTGAAAATCAGCCTACTTGCTGTTGTAGtcaaacaaatataaaagttgagttacaattaaaaaacaattatcataaaaattctaatgaatcaaaaagaaataattatattaaaactaGAAATAACAAATCTAACATGAagggaaaaaattttagaaaaaatttattttatagatatggttaatttaattaaatataaaatattatatataatatgaaagttataaaaaaaaaaattgtaaatataatataattttgtacaGTATAtgaatcattaataaatttcttttaataaattttattttttttatttctttcttggATTAAATCAAATCTAACCAGTTTTAATCTCTAGTAAATGAAAGTTCGCGCAACATATCCTGATTATATGATTAGATTTAAATAGGCTATACCTGTTCGACTAGTTCTAGTATTCAAACGTACATTATTTGTTCCagttgttattttattattacatgataaattcttgaattattgttatgataattatttcattGTTTATATGGATGAATCCGGACGACTAATGAATGGATCGTAATCATTTGGtctttcattataaatattgttacttattctattattatttatatagtttttctcATACTTTAAACATATAggaatactttaaaaaattatacgttTTACCAACTGCCTAACCTAAGTCGTATACTCCCCTCGTCACTTTAAGCTACTGTTAACTACCACGAAAGGAAAAAAAGCCAAAGAAAACATTGTTTCcattaccctataaaaaaaaaatgtccggaaattgtagcTAAAAACATCCGGAAAATGTCCGTGTGTCCGGAAAACGTCCAgaaaattgcaatattccggacacTTTCTGGACGCTGGGTCTGAACCCTCCtagacattttctggacattttctggaaaatggaaattttccaacgtccggaatattgcaatattccggacatATTCCAGACAAATATACATTTTCCGGACGTTTTTAgctacaatttccggacattctttttttatagggttattCTGCCATTCGTTACCGATTTATGGTTGGTTAGAACTCATCCGCtctaatatttaataagatatGATTACGCTAAGAAGCCTATTAATCGTAAGAATTCTTTCACTGCTCTTACCACATTTGGCAGCTATTAGTCCAAGTcttgaaagagaaaatcagATTAGTAATAAGCGAAAtgaaatttctaatatatggAAACAATcatttcaatttataattgttGTAATGACATAAAGAACACTGACGTAGTTTTCTTAagtgaacttttttttttattcttggcGTTCATTGTATTTAGTCGGATTTTTAgcagaataaaatttagacTTGTTTTTCACAAATCACggtaattttgatatttcataattagttAATCAATATCCAAATTTTGGATATCACTAGTTGTCACATCGTTTTGCCATGTGACATTTGGTTTATAAGATCGTTTTAACATCCGGTCGGTGCCTTCGGACGTTACTTTTCGGGTAATGACACGGGGTATTAACGGCTATTTCTATTagtatgtaataatttaacataattCGCAAGGATTAATgtctttattgtaaaaaattgatatttttttttattattacgtcaattgattttttattttttttttaataattatacttaatgaattattaatgttatttgttttattaaataaaaatataatatttttaatataaagatataaaatatttataaactgattagaatttaataaacattttttattcaagaGGATATTAAGTGAGTGTCGGGATTTTGAATTTTCGAGATTGTGATTACTATTGTAATTACTATTGAGAGTCGGTTTTGGATTCTGATCGTCGAGTAAATCCCCATgttatcattttatattaaaataacagATAAGGAATATCCGGTCGGTATTCGGTGATATATATAGATTGTATTCAAGTAATGAAATCACTTATTAATTATAAGCACTTATATGAATTTCACTTTATATGTTACCGAACGCCGACTCGGATATATCTTATTTAATACAATCAAGTAATGAGATCATTTCacgaattataaattatcttcctttttttggtTTGCTGATCGGCaacattaatttcttttcgCTGAAACCATTTCATCGAATGGACATTTCACCGAATGGATATTTCAGAAATTAAcgtttttgtaaaaaaatattcaacgcacaatgaaaataaaaaataaatgaacgTTTGGacaaattcttattattttaaatatccttttttcCAAGATATTATTACTTTGACATATCCCTTCGGCAAAACATTCCGTATTTATTCCTATTCAAGGTATATTTGTCCTTTATATACCAGCCAAAAAAAAGCGAAATCGgttttatcatattattcgttatttttattgttcgAAATGTTTTCTGTGTGTTTTACATTATCCCTTACCCTTA
Encoded proteins:
- a CDS encoding uncharacterized protein (SECRETED:cutsite_IHC-GC; SECRETED:prob_0.6921); SECRETED:SignalP(1-23); translated protein: MNHNYIIILFLAIFLIQVEKIHCGCYPVGMDDQTIGGSEIKEVVLSSGEISVTTNIIEKGTNGADKYTEGIGHFTINYDKPNGKHVSVRILKKGEMVNYHDCSGNIDPNEVNPFTRIWKFEPELTPPHGTTVTVALSIYWECIYDNGNAGVGCKHEDVSLNVDY